Proteins found in one Myxococcus virescens genomic segment:
- a CDS encoding sigma 54-interacting transcriptional regulator translates to MSALDRAHAAPSSPDVKGESQWRTEVEGKGDTPLHVTLPYEHARRGYDASTVRRFRLTVAEGPNMGATWESTGDTCSVGSHPLNDFAVEDSTVSRFHCEVRIGPRGPQVKDLDSLNGVIVDGVQVVEGVLRSGSLLRLGRVVLRFDFSAENNRLPLSENSRFGTLVGASVAMRGCFAMMERAAGRDVTVLLEGETGTGKSQAALAIHQASPRRDAPFLIVDCGAIPAHLLESELFGHEKGAFTGAVQRRAGVFEEADGGTVFLDEIGELPAELQPKLLRVLENREIRRVGSNTYQPVNVRLLAATHRDLRAEVNAGRFRSDLFFRLAVLRLLLPPLRQRPEDLPMLVEGILDLLGADRERTGALRTPDFLARLRHAAWPGNVRELRNYLERCLVFEEAVELSEEEAHRSGPPEVDPSQPYADQRRHVVDDFERRYLRALLEKHQGKVAQAAVTAGMDRVHLYRLLRRHGIKP, encoded by the coding sequence ATGTCTGCACTGGACCGGGCTCATGCCGCACCCTCCTCGCCGGACGTGAAGGGCGAATCGCAATGGAGGACGGAAGTCGAAGGAAAGGGTGACACGCCGCTGCACGTCACGCTGCCCTACGAGCACGCACGCCGGGGCTATGACGCCTCCACGGTGCGCCGGTTCCGGCTCACGGTGGCGGAAGGTCCGAACATGGGGGCGACGTGGGAGTCCACGGGTGACACCTGCTCGGTGGGCTCGCACCCGCTGAACGACTTCGCCGTGGAGGACTCCACGGTGTCCCGGTTCCACTGCGAGGTGCGCATCGGACCTCGGGGCCCCCAGGTGAAGGACCTGGACAGCCTCAACGGCGTCATCGTCGACGGGGTGCAGGTGGTGGAGGGCGTGCTGCGCAGTGGCAGCCTGCTGCGCCTGGGCCGCGTGGTGCTGCGCTTCGACTTCAGCGCGGAGAACAACCGCCTGCCGCTGTCGGAGAACTCGCGCTTCGGCACGCTGGTGGGCGCCTCCGTGGCCATGCGGGGCTGCTTCGCGATGATGGAGCGCGCGGCGGGCCGCGATGTGACCGTGCTGCTCGAAGGCGAGACGGGCACCGGCAAGAGCCAGGCCGCGCTGGCCATCCACCAGGCAAGCCCCCGGCGCGACGCGCCCTTCCTCATCGTGGACTGCGGCGCCATCCCCGCGCACCTGTTGGAGAGCGAGCTGTTCGGCCACGAGAAGGGCGCGTTCACCGGCGCCGTCCAGCGGCGCGCGGGCGTCTTCGAGGAAGCCGACGGCGGCACCGTCTTCCTGGACGAGATTGGCGAGCTGCCCGCGGAGCTGCAGCCCAAGCTGCTGCGCGTGCTGGAGAACCGCGAGATTCGCCGCGTGGGCAGCAACACGTATCAGCCGGTGAACGTGCGCCTCCTCGCCGCCACGCACCGGGACCTCCGCGCGGAGGTCAACGCGGGCCGGTTCCGCTCCGACCTCTTCTTCCGGCTCGCGGTGCTGCGCCTGCTGCTTCCACCACTGCGACAGCGTCCGGAGGACCTGCCCATGTTGGTGGAAGGCATCCTCGACCTGCTCGGCGCGGACCGCGAGCGCACGGGCGCGCTGCGCACGCCGGACTTCCTGGCCAGATTGCGGCACGCGGCGTGGCCCGGCAACGTGCGCGAGCTGCGCAACTACCTGGAGCGCTGCCTCGTCTTCGAGGAAGCAGTCGAGCTCTCCGAGGAAGAGGCCCACCGCTCCGGCCCACCCGAGGTGGACCCCTCGCAGCCGTACGCCGACCAGCGCCGTCACGTCGTCGATGACTTCGAGCGCCGGTACCTGCGCGCGCTGCTGGAGAAGCACCAGGGCAAGGTGGCCCAGGCAGCCGTCACCGCGGGCATGGACCGCGTCCACCTGTACCGCCTGCTGCGACGCCACGGCATCAAGCCGTGA
- a CDS encoding serine/threonine-protein kinase, with product MASGDEEALYGEELGVGALVSDWLVEQVHYRGPVSTLYRARHVRTWALAALKVLLPQPSDVSLRRFRREAETLQRLSHPHIVDVLGYGTLADGRPFIAMEWLEGRDLAAELASRGPLSPGEALEVLEQVGGALRTAHQAGVVHRDLKAQNVVRLSTGGGAPRVKLVDFGVAKGLTPDAPGASTLTLTGVSLGTPLSMAPEQIRGEPPDARTDLYAMGVLLFQLITGQPPFQGATRHEVEDLHLNAPPPRPSERAPVPAALDAVVLRSMGKRREDRYPDIDAWLDALRRAVKGSPTEDQPTLAVALYAEARLHGAVEPSSLERLDALLERVGGTARAAGLDVRLEGSGCLLAFAPLPPEAGAEQAARARVLHAALALVEFVTASEAPRPVDLAITVHVAELPREDSGGGLLHLPGWVAEPPGTDLVATARALEGLETAFLATPVSAAGLGCWRVSRPR from the coding sequence ATGGCATCGGGTGACGAAGAGGCCCTCTATGGCGAGGAGCTGGGCGTCGGCGCCCTGGTATCGGACTGGTTGGTGGAGCAGGTCCATTACCGGGGGCCTGTCTCCACGCTCTACCGTGCCCGACATGTCCGCACGTGGGCGCTCGCGGCGCTGAAGGTCCTGCTCCCGCAGCCCTCGGACGTCTCCCTGCGGCGCTTCCGCCGGGAGGCGGAGACGCTCCAGCGGTTGAGCCATCCGCACATCGTCGACGTGCTTGGCTACGGCACGCTCGCGGACGGGCGGCCCTTCATCGCGATGGAGTGGTTGGAGGGGAGGGACCTCGCGGCGGAGCTGGCTTCGCGCGGGCCGCTGTCGCCGGGAGAGGCGCTGGAGGTGCTGGAGCAGGTGGGCGGCGCGCTGCGCACTGCGCACCAGGCCGGTGTCGTGCACCGGGACTTGAAGGCGCAGAACGTGGTGCGCTTGAGCACGGGCGGTGGCGCGCCGCGCGTGAAGCTGGTGGACTTCGGCGTGGCGAAGGGGCTGACGCCGGATGCGCCGGGCGCGTCCACGCTCACGCTGACGGGCGTCTCCCTGGGGACGCCGTTGTCCATGGCGCCCGAACAGATTCGCGGCGAGCCGCCCGACGCCCGCACGGACCTGTACGCGATGGGCGTGCTGCTCTTCCAACTCATCACCGGGCAGCCGCCCTTCCAGGGCGCCACCCGGCACGAGGTGGAGGACCTGCACCTGAATGCGCCGCCTCCTCGGCCCAGTGAGCGCGCCCCGGTGCCTGCCGCACTGGATGCCGTGGTGCTGCGCAGCATGGGGAAGCGGCGCGAGGACCGATACCCGGACATCGATGCCTGGCTCGACGCGCTCCGGCGCGCGGTGAAGGGCAGCCCCACGGAGGACCAGCCCACGCTCGCCGTGGCGCTGTACGCGGAAGCCCGGCTCCACGGCGCGGTGGAACCTTCGTCCTTGGAGCGGCTGGATGCGTTGCTGGAGCGCGTGGGGGGGACCGCGCGCGCCGCGGGGCTGGACGTGCGGCTGGAGGGGAGCGGTTGCCTGCTGGCCTTCGCGCCGCTGCCGCCGGAAGCAGGGGCGGAGCAGGCCGCGCGAGCGCGAGTGCTGCACGCCGCGCTGGCCCTGGTGGAGTTCGTGACGGCGAGCGAGGCGCCGCGCCCGGTGGACCTGGCCATCACCGTTCACGTCGCGGAGCTGCCTCGCGAGGACAGCGGCGGCGGGTTGTTGCACCTGCCGGGCTGGGTCGCGGAGCCACCAGGAACGGACCTGGTGGCGACCGCGCGTGCTCTCGAGGGCCTGGAAACGGCCTTCCTGGCGACACCCGTGTCCGCCGCGGGACTGGGGTGCTGGCGCGTCAGCCGCCCGCGGTGA